In bacterium, the genomic window TCAATGGCCGTTTGCAGATCGCGTATAGCGTCGGGCCGGATGCGCAGAAGGCCGAGCTGAAGATCTTCGATGCGGCGGGTCGATTGGTTAAGTTATTTAACCATTTATCCGCCAATCAGCATGGCGGAATTCAATCAGTTAACCAGGTCGTCTGGGATGGTTCAGACGACGTGGGCCGTTCGGTCCCCGCCGGTGTTTACTTTGTCCGGCTGGAAGCGGATGGGCAGGAAAGAATAGAAAAAGCGATTCTCTTAAGGTAATCCCGTGTTCCTATGCAGAAACACGGGACGCTCATTTCGGCAGTCAAATCACAAATAAGATTTGAGCCGAAATGGCGAAGGCGATACTTCTTAGATAAGATTCTTCGTTTCTGTTCTTCTGGAGCGGAGAATATAATGGACTGACAGGGCAAAGATCGAAAGCTTTGCCCTGTCTGCCTTTTTGTTCATTAGTTTATTGTTTGATAGTAAAAACAGATGACAGGGAGGTCGTTTATGAAGAAGCTATTATTGTTGTTGTTAGGTGTTTTATGGGTGGTACCGGGTTTTGCGTTAGTGAGCCCGGATCTGCAGGGCGTGATGACGCGCGCCCGGACGTCGGATCTTATCCCCATTGACATCGTGCTTAAGGAACAAATGGATAGTCAGAAGCTGATTGATGCGGTAAAAGGTCTGCCAAAATCAGAGAGAAGAATGATGGTAGCCCAGATATTGACCGACTTCTCCCGTGAGCATCAAAAAGAGCTTGTTGCTTATCTTAAAGATATGGAAAAAGTCGGTAGAGTTACGGATATAACCCCTTTATGGATCAATAATGGCATCTATTGCCGCGCGTCAAGAGACATCATTGCTGTCCTGGACAAAAGAAACGATATTTTCTATGTCGACTATGACCTGAAGCCGATCCAACTGGAAAATCCTTCACGTATAGTTGCTCCTCCTGATAAAACCGGCAAAACCAGGGAAATCGCATGGGGTGTTTCAAAGATCAATGCCGACCAGGTGTGGGTTCTTGGTTATACTGGTCAGGGGATAGTGGTCGGGCACATTGATACGGGCATTAATTACAATCATGTTGACCTTGCCGACCACTTGTGGACGGATGCCAACTATCCCCATCATGGCTGGAATTTTGAATCGGCCACTGATGATCCGATAGATATCGCAGGGCACGGGACGCATACGGCCGGATCCGTGGCTTCCGATGGAACCGCGGGTTCGCAGTGTGGTGTTGCGCCCGATGCGCAGGTCATGGGATTACGGGTACGGACTACGGCTGATTCGGTCGCGGAGTGGCAGGTGTACGCCGCCATGCAGTTTGTGGTAGCGCCACCCTTGTCGCCAGCGCACGGCGGCGACCTGATAACAATGTCGCTGGGATGGCGTTACGCATGGGCGCCTCACCGGTCAGTATGGCGCACGACCTGCAATAATGTCGGCGCCGCCAATGTCGTAATGATCGTGGCGGCGGGCAATGAACGCGGCGTCGATCTTCCGCCAAACGCTTTGCGCTGTCCGGGTGATGTGCCGTCGCCATGGCGGCATCCGGCGAACGGCGCGACCGGCGCGCAATCAGATGTCGTCAGCATCGGCGCCACTGATATTAATGATGCTTACGCGTCATTTTCCGCACCGGGTCCCGTGCATTGGGATGGTATCGCTCCTTTCAATGATTATGTCTATCCGCCCGGTTTGACTAAACCTGACGTCTCGGCGCCGGGCGTGAATGTCAAATCGTGTGATTACCAGAATAATAGCGGTTATCTTGACGGCTGGAACGGAACGTCCATGGCGACACCCCATTGTGCCGGAGCCGTGGCCCTCATGCTGCAGAAGAACCCTTATTTGACGATAAGAGAAAT contains:
- a CDS encoding T9SS type A sorting domain-containing protein — encoded protein: IDLSALDTNTYRNLRLLTSFYRKAKAPTNPALLDWEVGNLHRLIAVAEQTAGGSVVFGLSLMPNPFNGRLQIAYSVGPDAQKAELKIFDAAGRLVKLFNHLSANQHGGIQSVNQVVWDGSDDVGRSVPAGVYFVRLEADGQERIEKAILLR